From Poecile atricapillus isolate bPoeAtr1 chromosome Z, bPoeAtr1.hap1, whole genome shotgun sequence, one genomic window encodes:
- the LOC131593060 gene encoding ras-related protein Rab-19-like: MPFPSSGADDAFDYLFKIILIGDSNVGKTCVVHRFKTGQYNEKQQNTIGVDFTVRSMDIDGKKVKIQVWDTAGQERFRTITQSYYRSAHGAILAYDLTRRSTFESIPHWIHEIEKYGAANLVMMLIGNKSDSLDKRQVLFEDACTLAEKHGLLAVLETSAKEAQNIEEVFTLMAKELIARNTLQLHGENPPNSFSLDSRPVIASPSVEKTQCSC, translated from the exons ATGCCGTTCCCCAGCTCCGGCGCGGACGATGCCTTCGACTACCTCTTCAAGATCATCCTGATCGGCGACTCCAACGTGGGCAAGACGTGCGTGGTGCACCGCTTCAAGACAGGGCAGTACAACGAGAAGCAGCAGAACACCATCGGCGTCGACTTCACCGTTCGCTCGATGGATATCGACGGCAAGAAAGTGAAG ATCCAAGTGTGGGACACAGCCGGTCAAGAGCGCTTCCGGACAATAACCCAGTCTTATTACAGGAGTGCCCACGGGGCCATCCTTGCCTATGACCTTACTAGGAGGTCCACATTTGAATCCATTCCTCATTGGATTCATGAAATTGAAAAGTATGGTGCTGCAAACTTGGTCATGATGTTAATTG GGAACAAATCGGATTCTCTGGACAAGCGCCAAGTGCTGTTTGAAGATGCCTGCACCCTGGCAGAGAAGCACGGGCTCTTGGCTGTGCTGGAAACATCAGCAAAAGAAGCTCAAAACATAGAAGAGGTGTTCACATTAATGGCTAAGGAGCTGATAGCCCGAAATACCTTACAGCTTCATGGGGAGAACCCTCCAAACAGCTTCAGTCTTGACTCCAGGCCAGTGATTGCCAGTCCAAGTGTGGAGAAGACCCAGTGCTCCTGTTGA